From a region of the Oryza sativa Japonica Group chromosome 6, ASM3414082v1 genome:
- the LOC9270712 gene encoding uncharacterized protein — protein MGGKGGGGGGGGKGGGGGGGGGKGGGGGSGGGGRSGGGGGGGGGKGGGEGGSGKYGGGYSGGHAGGGGGAGKSGGYHGGGGGDSMKAPGGDGSYISRSGFESNPQGYFQGLHGDGK, from the coding sequence ATGGGCGgcaagggtggcggcggaggcggaggcggcaagggtggtggtggaggaggtggaggcggcaaaggaggtggaggcggcagcggaggtgggggcaggagcggcggtggcggaggaggaggaggaggaaagggaggtGGCGAAGGAGGTTCAGGCAAGTACGGCGGCGGATACAGCGGCGGGCacgctggtggcggcggtggcgcaggcAAGTCCGGCGGCTaccacggcggcggtgggggcgacAGCATGAAGGCTCCCGGCGGCGACGGATCGTACATCTCCCGCTCCGGCTTCGAGTCCAACCCGCAGGGCTACTTCCAGGGCCTCCATGGCGATGGCAAGTAG